From Penicillium digitatum chromosome 5, complete sequence, one genomic window encodes:
- a CDS encoding Ammonium transporter (Mep2), putative, whose translation MADSTVTYNGTIATGGDSLHDDLNIFYSSGDISWVIMSTALVLLMIPGVGFFYSGLARRKSALSLIWLSIMSVGVVSFQWFFWGYSLAFSHTAGSYIGNLDNFGFKGVLAAPSVGSDKVPDLLFAIFQGMFAAITVALAVGAVAERGRMLPCIVFMFIWTTIIYDPIACWTWNASGWVFKLGGLDFAGGTPVHIASGSAALAYSLMLGKRRGHGTHELNYRPHNVTHVVIGTVFLWVGWFGFNAGSALAANLRAVMAAVVTNLAASVGGVTWCLMDYRLERKWSTVGFCSGVIAGLVAITPGSGFVTPWAAFIFGVVGAVACNYATKLKFLIGVDDALDIFAVHGIGGMVGNLLTGVFAADYIAHLDGVTNIDGGWINKHYIQLGYQLADSVSGMAYAFFGTCIILFVMNLIPGLSLRAPEEDEIMGIDDAEIGEFAYDYVEVTRDIVNGVESSETASKRTATPVGEVVDTKA comes from the exons ATGGCCGACTCCACGGTCACCTACAATGGCACCATCGCAACTGGTGGTGACTCGCTCCATGATGACTTGAACATTTTCTACAGT TCTGGTGATATCTCATGGGTGATCATGTCGACAGCCCTAGTGCTGCTTATGATTCCTGGGGTTGG ATTCTTCTACTCCGGTCTGGCTCGTCGAAAGTCAGCACTCTCATTGATATGGCTCTCGATCATGTCGGTCGGCGTGGTGTCATTCCAGTGGTTCTTTTGGGGTTATTCACTGGCCTTCTCGCACACAGCCGGCAGCTACATCGGCAACCTTGATAACTTTGGCTTCAAGGGTGTTCTAGCTGCTCCGTCTGTTGGAAGTGACAAGGTTCCCGATCTCCTATTCGCCATCTTCCAGGGAATGTTCGCTGCTATTAC TGTTGCTCTCGCCGTCGGCGCGGTCGCTGAACGTGGTCGCATGCTCCCATGCATTGTCTTCATGTTCATATGGACTACTATTATCTACGACCCTATCGCCTGCTGGACATGGAACGCGTCGGGCTGGGTGTTCAAGCTCGGAGGTCTTGACTTCGCGGGTGGTACCCCTGTTCACATCGCCTCTGGATCTGCCGCCCTCGCATACTCCTTGATGCTGGGCAAGCGTCGCGGCCATGGCACTCACGAGCTTAACTACCGCCCTCACAATGTAACCCACGTTGTCATTGGCACCGTGTTCCTGTGGGTCGGCTGGTTCGGATTCAATGCTGGTTCTGCTCTCGCTGCCAACCTTCGTGCAGTGATGGCTGCTGTTGTCACTAACCTTGCTGCCTCCGTTGGAGGTGTGACTTGGTGTTTGATGGATTACAGACTGGAGCGCAAGTGGTCCACCGTTGGCTTCTGCTCTGGTGTCATTGCCGGTCTTGTAGCCATTACCCCCGGCTCTGGATTTGTCACTCCCTGGGCTGCATTCATCTTTGGTGTCGTTGGCGCTGTTGCATGCAACTATGCTACTAAGCTCAAGTTCCTCATCGGTGTTGACGATGCTCTCGATATCTTTGCCGTGCACGGTATCGGTGGTATGGTTGGAAACCTTCTGACAGGCGTTTTCGCTGC TGATTACATTGCGCACCTTGATGGTGTCACTAACATCGATGGAGGCTGGATCAACAAGCACTATATCCAGCTGGGATACCAGCTTGCAGACTCGGTCTCTGGAATGGCATACGCCTTCTTCGGAACCTGTATCATTCTCTTCGTTATGAACCTCATTCCCGGTCTCAGCTTGCGCGCgcccgaggaagatgagattATGGGTATTGACGATGC